A region of Ornithodoros turicata isolate Travis chromosome 5, ASM3712646v1, whole genome shotgun sequence DNA encodes the following proteins:
- the LOC135395010 gene encoding uncharacterized protein LOC135395010: protein MLPFAIVIWLSLFMFSEEVYGQQTQEELPFDDLMAAICRKYDNAADRKEAIACVGDRMEIELEVIVADCMSRQFRMKNMGDRAFDMLCQDDSRKMDRVYDCVDDQADSQGGRDWTVDEVAKFAQMC from the exons ATGCTGCCGTTCGCAATTGTCATTTGGCTGTCCTTGTTTATGTTTTCTGAGGAAGTTTATGGTCAGCAGACCCAAGAGGAGCTACCATTTGATGACCTCATGGCTGCAATCTGTC GGAAGTATGACAACGCTGCAGATCGAAAGGAAGCCATTGCTTGCGTAGGTGACCGCATGGAAATAGAG TTGGAGGTTATAGTTGCAGACTGCATGAGCCGACAATTCAGAATGAAAAATATGGGCGACCGGGCATTTGACATGCTCTGCCAAGACGACAGCAGG AAAATGGACCGCGTCTACGACTGCGTCGACGACCAGGCCGACAGCCAGGGCGGCCGCGACTGGACAGTCGACGAGGTGGCCAAGTTCGCCCAG ATGTGCTGA
- the LOC135395011 gene encoding exosome complex exonuclease RRP44-like: MLTSKTFVKKTKKGGILKIVREHYLRDDIWCSSQRCTKCKHEAPLLKAEPRSSSDLCTSPHYIIIDTNVVLHQLDVLKDEAFCDVIVPQTVLQEVRHRHGPRYKILREIISNKDRRFYAFVNEHHKDTYVERAKGETANDRNDRAIRQVAAWYSEHLSPTVTVVLLTEDEDNRTRALAEGVRAFTFSEYVNSLKDHPLLADKLALPGGKLVGGDRPSSGPLYPEYLPAAALQAGLRDGRFLQGKFQASRDNYLEGNVVVGDADDDAGARSILIQGRTNLNRVVHEDTVVVEPFPEDLWSVPSNVILLDDKKNVEEDEDVDEQDVKGKKSVGHRVPTGRVVGILRRKWRPYCGVLEPSPLKGAIRHTFVPSERRIPKIRIETRQAHLLLGRRIVVSIDSWPRDSRYPQGHYVCVLGDIGDRSTENKVLLLEHDIPHGEFPQSVLACLPKMPWGITTEHEATRKDLRSLCVCSVDPPGCTDIDDALHCRTLPNGNLEVGVHIADVSHFVRPGTALDQEAANRGTTVYLVDQRIDMVPDLLSSNLCSLRGGEERLAFSVLWEMTAQAEVVSTQFHKTIIRSRAALTYAEAQARIDDVSAKDELSESLRNLNRLAKQLKHRRMANGALTLASSEVRFHVDTETHDPIDVKSKELLETNSMVEEWMLLANGAVAQHIYKEFPDCGLLRRHPVPPLSNFEPLVQAAQSKGFDLKVATGRELAISLDNAVLDDQPFFNVMLRMVATRCMPQALYFCTGCVAKEDFIHYGLALGFYTHFTSPIRRYSDLIVHRLLAAAIGADTTSPELLDKQKCQALCNNLNFRHRMAQYAGRASVGLYTQVFFKDRSNNEDGYVLFVRENALQVLLPKYGLESTLFLTSKSPAENNVTWTYDAQKGTQACGGVVLAQFDRITVQVSVDSSNVQHQRIVLKLVHPQVPGFSVPAQASSEEHRPAKKLKT; the protein is encoded by the exons ATGTTGACCTCAAAGACTTTCGTGAAAAAGACGAAGAAGGGGGGCATTTTGAAAATAGTGAGAGAGCACTACCTTCGAGACGACATTTGGTGCAGTTCGCAACGTTGTACAAAATGTAAACACGAGGCTCCGTTGCTGAAAGCGGAGCCCCGAAGTTCCAGTGATCTCTGCACATCGCCACATTACATCATCATTGACACTAACGTTGTCTTACATCAG TTGGATGTCTTGAAAGACGAAGCGTTTTGCGACGTGATTGTGCCGCAGACAGTTCTGCAAGAAGTCCGGCACCGACACGGACCTCGGTACAAGATTCTGAGAGAAATCATCTCGAATAAAGACCGACGTTTCTACGCTTTCGTCAACGAACATCACAA GGACACATACGTAGAACGAGCTAAAGGTGAGACAGCCAACGACAGAAACGACCGTGCCATCCGCCAGGTTGCGGCCTGGTACTCCGAGCACTTGAGCCCAACTGTTACTGTGGTGCTCCTGACAGAAGACGAAGACAATCGCACACGAGCTCTAGCAGAAGGCGTTCGAGCCTTCACAT TTTCAGAATATGTCAACAGCCTGAAGGACCACCCGTTACTTGCGGACAAACTTGCGCTTCCCGGTGGCAAGCTCGTAGGG GGCGACAGACCTTCCAGCGGACCGTTGTATCCGGAATACCTTCCTGCAGCAGCCTTGCAAGCCGGCCTCAGAGATGGCAGGTTCTTGCAGGGCAAGTTTCAGGCAAGCCGCGACAACTACCTCGAGGGGAACGTTGTGGTGGGAGATGCAGACGACGATGCGGGAGCACGTTCT ATTCTAATCCAAGGAAGGACTAATCTGAATCGTGTGGTGCATGAAGACACTGTGGTTGTGGAGCCGTTTCCTGAAGATCTTTGGTCTGTGCCTTCCAATGTCATTCTCCTGGACGataagaaaaatgtggaggAAGATGAGGATGTAGATGAGCAAGATGTCAAGGGTAAAAAGTCAGTCGGCCACCGTGTGCCGACGGGACGAGTGGTCGGAATTTTGCGCCGCAAATGGCGCCCATATTGCGGTGTCCTGGAGCCTTCCCCGCTCAAAGGG GCAATCCGTCACACATTCGTTCCGTCTGAGCGGAGGATACCCAAGATTCGCATCGAAACACGCCAGGCACATCTCCTACTTGGCCGTCGCATTGTGGTGTCCATTGACTCCTGGCCGCGAGACTCTCGCTACCCTCAG GGCCACTATGTGTGCGTCTTGGGGGACATTGGAGACCGTTCCACCGAGAACAAGGTTTTGCTTTTGGAGCACGACATCCCCCACGGAGAGTTTCCCCAGTCCGTGCTTGCCTGCCTGCCCAAAATGCCTTGGGGCATTACGACCGAA CACGAGGCCACGCGGAAGGACTTGCGGTCACTGTGTGTCTGCAGTGTAGACCCTCCGGGTTGTACGGACATCGACGACGCACTTCACTGTCGGACGCTACCCAACGGAAATTTAGAG GTGGGAGTTCACATTGCAGACGTCTCCCATTTTGTGCGTCCTGGCACGGCATTGGACCAGGAGGCGGCCAATAGAGGAACGACGGTCTACCTGGTGGACCAG CGTATCGACATGGTTCCAGACCTGCTGAGCTCAAATCTTTGCTCGCTGAGGGGAGGGGAAGAGAG GTTAGCATTTTCCGTATTGTGGGAAATGACTGCGCAGGCTGAGGTTGTGAGCACACAATTCCACAAGACCATCATACGCTCTCGG GCTGCACTCACGTATGCTGAGGCCCAGGCCAGGATAGACGACGTTTCGGCCAAGGACGAGCTGTCGGAGAGCCTTCGCAACCTCAACCGGCTTGCGAAACAGCTCAAGCATCGAAGAATGGCCAATGG AGCACTGACGCTAGCTTCTTCAGAAGTAAGATTCCACGTGGACACGGAGACACACGACCCTATTGATGTGAAGAGCAAGGAACTATT AGAAACCAATTCAATGGTAGAGGAGTGGATGTTGCTCGCCAACGGGGCGGTGGCGCAACACATCTACAAGGAATTCCCGGATTGCGGCTTGCTCCGTCGACACCCGGTGCCTCCCCTGTCCAACTTTGAGCCCCTCGTACAAGCCGCACAATCCAAG GGCTTCGACCTGAAGGTGGCGACGGGTCGCGAATTGGCCATCTCTTTGGACAACGCGGTCTTGGACGACCAGCCATTCTTCAACGTGATGCTGCGTATGGTGGCCACCCGTTGCATGCCCCAGGCTCTCTACTTCTGTACCGGATGTGTGGCCAAAGAAGATTTTATCCATTACGGCCTTGCCCTGGGATTCTACACCCACTTCACATCTCCCATCCGTCG TTACTCCGACCTTATAGTGCACCGTCTGCTCGCCGCCGCAATTGGCGCAGACACGACATCGCCTGAACTCTTGGACAAGCAGAAGTGCCAG GCACTTTGCAACAACCTCAACTTCAGGCATCGCATGGCACAGTATGCTGGTCGGGCATCTGTCGGACTCTATACTCAG GTCTTCTTCAAGGACAGGTCTAACAACGAGGACGGTTACGTATTGTTTGTGCGTGAGAATGCCCTCCAGGTGCTTTTGCCCAAGTACGGGTTGGAATCCACCCTCTTCCTGACCTCTAAGTCTCCAGCTGAGAACAACGTCACGTGGACCTACGACGCACAG AAAGGAACCCAGGCATGCGGAGGAGTTGTCCTGGCACAGTTTGACCGCATCACCGTGCAAGTCTCTGTTGACAGCAGCAACGTGCAGCATCAGAGGATTGTGCTCAAGTTGGTGCATCCTCAG GTCCCGGGGTTTAGCGTCCCGGCCCAGGCAAGCTCGGAGGAACATCGTCCAGCCAAAAAGCTTAAGACGTGA